From the Trifolium pratense cultivar HEN17-A07 linkage group LG4, ARS_RC_1.1, whole genome shotgun sequence genome, the window CTCTCAAGATTAGGGTTCAAGAAACTCAGCGTTGAAGACCTTCAGATGTTGTCATGGAAAGAAATCGAAGATGAGATTGAAAGATGGATCAAAGCTTCCAACTTGGCTTTGAAGATATTGTTACCCGCTGAATGCAAACCCTGTGATTGCGTTTTCTTTGGGTTCTTCTCCACTGCTGATTTATCGTTTACGGATGTTTGTAGGGAATCCACACTTCAGCTGCTCAATTTCAGGGATGCTATTGCTATTGAAAGCCAATCGCCTGAACGGCTGCCTAGAGTCCTCAACATGTTTGAAACAATGCGTGATCACCTAATTCCAGAGATTGAGTCTATGTTCCGTGATCAATCCAGTGGGTTGCTGCGAAGCAAAGCAACCACAGTTTGGAAGATATTGGGGGAAGCGATCAGAGGTATTTTCATGGATTTACGAATCTGATTCGGCAAATTTCAAAGTGAATCTCGAAGGTGAACTTCACCCGATCACCAGTTACATGATAAATTATCTCTGTGCTGCTAGTCGGTCACGGAAGACCCTGGAGCAAGTGTTTGAAGGAGATTATGGGGATCCATTGAAGGAATATCCTGAAATTGAGGATAGAGTTCATTCCTATTCCAATCTCTCAGGGCAGATGGGTTTGATTATTTGGCTATTAGAGAGCAAGTTGATAGCCGAATCCAAACTCCATAACAGGCTGACTGATTTGTCTCTACGATTCTTGATCAGAAACGTTGAATACATTGTTCAAAAGGCTAAAGAGTGTGAATTAGGAACTATTTTAGGAGATGATTGGTTCAAAAATCAGGCTACCCAATTTAACCAAGAAATAAAACAGAAAGAAGAGGAACTTctatcaaaaaagaaaacacaaaaagaaGAGGAAATTATACGAATCTTGGGGCCAAATCAGAGTTTTGGTCGTGGGAGTAGTGATCTGATGGGTAGGCCACCACTAATTAGCAATGTGATGAGCCGAAGACAAGAGCGATCAGACAATGCTGATTAGTATTGTAGATTAAACACAATTTTAATCTCAgccattcattttttatgagaCAGCTGAGAATGATTATCGCGTTAACGCTGTGTCTAGTCCTTTTCCACTCTTGTTCTGTTTTTTTCCTGGTTCTAGATTGCATCAATGGTTGTTTCTGCTATTAATTTATGATTAGTTGCTTCTTGTTGTTGAGaataatatgtttaaatatattttgaagattttgcatttaaatatattttaaattaatattttatgtttttggtcaagtagtttaatactagaatttcacctttttacttaccaaaaaaaaaagaatttcacATATTTAAGATGAATAAGAGAGTACTAGGGGTCAAACTCCAATCCCTACATAAAGCATGAAatgtccctatcaactgagctatgctcacataacattttaaatttatatttaaccTAAGACGTTATTAAGATATCATTAGAATatatgatttataatttttcttagtgCTTAGGATTCGTTTCTTATTTAAAAGTATTGTTTACAAATATTGCAATTTATCTGTTTAATATCTAATATGTGACCCACTACTTAGATAAATTAAATTCAGAGTAAGGATACAAGGTTGTTTCTACTTTATGCTGCTTATTTTGTTGAAAAACAAGCTGTTATCTAATAAAAATTTACATGATATTGGGAATTATGCCTAGAATAGGAAAATGAATGGAAAGGTATTAGAATTACATGATGACTCTTACACGGAAACATGCTACAACCTGCAAGATCACTCTTGGTGAATGTTTTGTATAGCTGCATTGATACTTTTAAAATCATATTCCATGATCTTCATCCAATTCTCAAAGTCTCCAATTTCCTATGAGTTCAGATCAAAGTTTACACAAAGTTCAGcacatttttcaaaacaaatgattaaataataaggTAAACACAATTTGGAAAGTGATGACTTGACTTTGACCATTAACCATGCACTCCAAAGAAAACATACAATACAcagattataataatatatatgcaAAATTCAATAAGACACTAGAAATTAACATTCTCCTCCTATCTCCATCTTTGTTCTTTGCACATATGATTGTGCACAAGGAAtctctaaaaaagaaaagattctTGGTAATAAACCATTTATCTTGTTTCAATTTATCTCTGTTTCTGTGGAACAAGATTGGTAATGGTGCCACCTATTTCTATAATCAAACTCCTACATCATCCTTGAAACTTCAACAACCTTACTAGGAACATGTACAAGCAATAGAACTAAAACACACAAGTTTTTCTTCTGTCAATGTTATAAAAGAGACGAACAAAAGCACAATGAAAGTTTGACGAGAAGAAATGCCTTTGCTGAAAAGTAAATCAACGGAGAAAGCAGGCATATAAATCACAGTTTTTAATGTGCGATGCACCATAATTTGGAACAAATGACAACGATAATCATTTACAAATCATATATTCTAGAATAACCCAAAAGTGCCACACCAACAATATCAACCAAAATAGATTTAGTCTTTTGATCCACACAACTATCTTTCTAGATGAAATTCACATGTACTTTCCTATCAGAGCAACCATGTTCGAGGCCAACAAACCAACTGCAGTAGAACCTCTCCTCAAGCAATTTATTTTGGAGAAGGCATCTAAGTAGGGACCTCTCAGTAAAGAAtatctctaaacatattctcgGACCTAACATGCTTCCATAATCCATTCATGGTTTTAAAATATAGGTTTGTGACCGTGATAGGGTTGCGACATCATAATATGTGATGTCTCTTTGCAACTTTGATTGAGATCGCATCAGCTGCATTTGATTGCGTAACTGCTATTGATCAGTCCTGATTGCTGACCAATGTGATATTTAGATGTAGTCTTAAATTATCACtctcaatatatattttacctTGCAATTCATTAGATGAGTTTCTAAAACTTTAATACCTTATCCAATAGCCATTGGGATGATCTTTTCATAACTAGATGTATTTCTGCTTTCTTGCATACAGTTTCCTTTATTTTGTCATAAATGTTCAATAGTTAATTTTAGTCATGCATTCTTTCTTCAACTCTTGCAGTTAAATTATCAAACTGAAAATCTTCTTCAACGTTGATGGTTCTAAATGAAAATGCAAGTTTTTGTCTTCCAAGGATACCTATATTTCTTTCTACTTTCATTTTGCTAAAAGAAATGCATATGATTGACAGAGCCCTTATATATACATCGCCAAAGTTGTTACCTTTTTGGAAGAGAAAGAATCCAGAATGTCAAAGATTGCAACCCTGATCATTACCACAACAGCtatttaaaacttatttttactAGGCAACAACATTAGGTTATCCACACGACTATTATAGTTTAACATGATTGAACTCGATTATTTGTTAAGAATCTCACATTAGATGTGTTTGTATATGGAAATCATCCATCACCTTACAAATTGGTTTTGTAGTGTTGAGTTAAGTCTAAAtccaattttaagatggtataaGAGTTTATCACTTTATCCAATATAAGTTAGGTCATCCGCTAGTGTGTCATGCTCTAGATGCCATGTCCTGGGCGTAAAGGGGTTGAAAGTGTTGGAACGTAAGGTGAGCCTCACTAGGTTGGATCAACGCATTGGGCCAAGAGCAACCAAACAAGTGACTTTTGACACCACACtttcacccaaaaccttaagccATTAGGTTTATGGGCCTCTCACTTATATATTGCTTAATCTCAATTCTTCCGTCTAATGCGGGgcttaactcacacttgataTATCTCAACAGAAAGTCTCGCATTACATGATATATGACCTAAAAATGTGTCCTAAAATCAGGTCACGCTCCAAACATCCAGTCTTTGGCATGACGGGTGTGTCCTAAAATtctgtttataaactagaggagACTACAAGCTGGTTTATAACGTTGAGTTGGCCTCAATCCAAATTTTATgcaaaatcagtttttttttttctttcaatgttCAACACAACAATGaatccattaaaaaaaacaatgaaaaaacacaaaactgAGGAAATATACAAAACgccaaaaaattcaaaaaaaagaaagtaccTTGAGAGCTGTGTTAAGAGAATGAGTAGCATTAAGCCACTGATCCGTTTGTTTAGTAAAGCTAGTAATAGTAGCAGAAAGAGCACGAATTTCAAGCTCAATTCGTTTCTGATAAATGAATGAATCTTGAACACCACCATTCACAGCTTCAACCAACAGATCAGAAACTCGTTCTGCTTTTCTAATTGCATCTTTCTTCGATTTCTCTGCTTTTAACAACACATAATAcccaaatgaaaaaatgaacactttcttaatattagggattggaatgaatgaaaaattgaatttttgaatgatgaaaagGGAAATTGACCGGATTGATTGGCGAGTATGAGAGATTTGTGATGGTGAAGATGAATTAGATTTTGTAAAGAAGCTTCCAATCCCTTTGATTCTGTGTTGTCCATAGTAACATTGCGTTCTTCCATTCACttctttgtttcaatttttagaGGATTATGCAACTTAGTGTGACTTTGTTTCAGTTTTGCTTTTCctgtattatttttcattttatttcatttttgtgtttattttttacatctaacttatgtaaaaaagaaaaaaaaatgtcatgttATGAATACTAggaataaacccgtgcgttgcacgggttcgattaaaatatataattaaaatatttttataaataaaaaaataatgattgtgataactataatcacatatagttaaataatatatattattttaaaatatgattatgtttaatattagtatatgagtaaaaaaaaggttgtttagaaatattagattttttattatatcgtaatttgtttatattttaatataatagatctcttataatatttcataagtttgaaaggatgtatcattttttattttattagtgtaatcatataagattttagttttctttatatgagttgcaattttatagtcaaatgtcactttgttttttatttttgatgtattccttattttattattttcaataagagttagaggcatacctaattatactggtagacaatattgctcatgagaaatgttaaaacaagttttgattatagaatatgattcatatatggtggctttgcctatttgttccgtgtgatctcattttttgaaaattatgtatcaaatagtgtatttgcttactacgttctatgcaatttaaggttccaaatagcttatctacttactcatcgctcgttctcttggagtttattctcactattcacttggtgaaattttattctaactttattagtcccaattttttagtctattgtttggttcacatttttttttgcttggtccttttgtttttggtttgtttttctttttcttggcgacgtttgtgtctcttcaaaattattgttagtttttgtccctcttatttaatattttcttgaacatttattttatttttcttattatattatataaactcgaatatttgttgttgttaatatataagtttggacgaagattttatatatttgaatttaggtttagttatttggttaaggtaaagaaagtcttatagatgaatttaagatttaacatgtgtcatcttcttatttgcttaaagaaatgtcatcttattcttataaatattccactattttattttcagccgtaacgtaaacaatcttttagaatatgtacttaatttatccaaaaaattatattattatgtaaattaaattaataatttttgaattattggtgaagtttagttgtgtgtaaatatgtttaaatatatgtgtgattatattttctaaatatatgtaaatatattttaacatctacggttttaataatttctaaaatttattttgacatatgagcatcaacaatttttatttaataatttttgtctttttttaatttaatttagaaagtttttagtacaattctaagtgggaggaaaaagtatttagcacaattcttttcatcgattcattttatggttgtaagaataagatgacatgcgtagattaaaataggaccgtctattaaaattcatatatattcatattgaaccatccaggattaggcaaatgttatacgataaatgcatgaagattatatatttggacaacctctaagtcaagttgaatcaatatacttcttgcatgtattacaattataagaaccgcatgacttgagtgtcaactacaaaaaaaaaaaacttattttaatttctactttgtttttgtttctatatttctcttgatcgagatcaagtagatcacctacacattgtagacaatataatatttaaaaatgagacacatatttatatttctaaattatttggattgtcctcttttaattgaatgcctccaacatcaatataccctcgatctatataaattttaaggcacttcaaaatcaataaatagaagtctcttttatcctcttcaacttattcagatgaaaaaaaataattatattcctattaatcatcaattttttatacaaatcttctaccttatataaaataataaatgaaaaagaaaataagaaacaaataagctaaaacattagactaataaaataataaatgaaaaagaaaagttgtctaattacaaacattcactacaagaaaattgtcACTTTGCGACACTTGCATTGCGACGATTTGACCAAAACCGTTGCAATGTGCTAAATGTTAGAATTTTGCAACAGTTTATGCGACGGTTAGATCAACCGTTGCAATGTTTGGActtaattttggaattttgcGACAATTATGTGAACCGTTGCAATGTTTTGGCTTTCCCGCCCACTGAAAATTTTGCCTCTTTCTCTCATAAATCAAAAATTcactcaaattattttttattttatttttctatagaGTTTATCTTTCCCCCAGATTTCACAAACTCTCCTCCGGTGAATCGCAAATCCTCCGCCGAATCGCATATATGGAACCACAAACCCCTCCGTCGAATCCCTAATCGAAGAACCTCAAACCCCTTCGTTGTTCTCCTTCGTTCAATCCATCAATATCTATGTCGTTCTTCTTCAATTCCTCCGCCATTCTCCTTTAATCCTCCGCCTTTCTTCGTCGTTCTCCGCGGTTCCAAGGTATCGAGTAACTCCATCTCTCTGTTGTTTATCTTTAGCTTGTTGTTTTGTTGTTATGTATCGAGTCAATTCTTCTCTCTATGAATCAAAGAAGCCCCTTTGTGAGTTGTTTTATGGTATCAAGTTatgctttgttttttgtttcttttactgcatttttttttatttccccTTAAAAGCccctttgtttttgtttcactCTCAGTTTATgctttgtttcttttgctattCAGAATCCTTTTTCACTCTTGAGGCTTGTATTCATGAGTTTTACTATGGGTTGGAGCATTTCAAGTACTGGAGGTAATCTAGGTAAAATTCGTATGGACCTATGACCAGTATTTCTGTCATAACTTTCACTCTGTAATCCAGATTTGAACGATTGCTGAATTTTCAGAATCTAGACGAAATTTTCTTCAGTTTAGTCACTCGTTTCATAGCATTTGGTTTAGCAACGAGCTCTGAAAACTCGTTTGAAGTTGGGTCTCTGATGCTGTGAAAATTGCAGGATTTTCCCGACGGGTTTTACTCGCTCAAGCCGCACAAACGGGTACCTGAAGCTTGAAGTTTCGTTTTCCTTTTTAGTTCCAGAAGTTCCCTTGACACATGAGGTTGGAAGTTTGGATTGAAAAGAATTATAAGACGAGATTCAATTGGAGCACTAGACTAGATTGGAGAACAAGCTTTAGATGTAGACTATGTTGTGGTTGTAATAATCAAGTGTTGAGAGAGCTACAATTACAGAGGTGAGTTCCATAGATAGAAATCCTTACCAATATAGTCTCCCCACTATTCTCATGGAGAATTGGGTTTACGGGTAGTTAGAACTAGAAACTATTTCATGAGAAATTGCACTTTGATGAGATTGCCCCTTTAGATTAGTTCTCTCAAATTGTATAGATTTAATGCATGTTGTTTATGAATCTTGGTGACTTCCCTTGCCCTTGTTGTGCTACTAACTGTGGGCCTAAATTGTCACTAAAATGCATCTAGAGTATGGCTAAGACTGTGTGAGGATAATGGTACAAACTGAATTTTTTGCAGGAAACTGGCCACCTGGGCATTCTGCCCTCTGCGTCTGGGGCGCGGATCACTGCGCTGGAAGCGCAAATAACAGTGTTTCCCAGACTGTTCCTGCGCCTGGAGCTACATCCAGCAGCCCCGTTTGCACTGTTTTGCATTTCCGGATGCTTTTGGGACACCGTAATGTCCCTAATGGAATAAGATCATATAGGAATGACAAATATAGTAGTTAGCTTAATAAATTGCATAGGTTGGGTAGGGAAAACAAACAGAATACTATGGACTAGATGCATTATAAGTTAATTCAGGACAGGGTAAGAATATTGACAGTTGATCTTGAAATGTAGTGGACTTTGGGCCACAAGTGTTAGATTTCTAATCCTAAATGTCTATGATGAATAATATGTTAAGTTGTGGTCTATAAGGCACCAGAAAGGCTTCCTTATGTAGGAGTTGGAGCTGGATTGAAATTCTATATAGAATTTCACACAACGATAAGATGAGGTATGACCGTACGCTTTAGCCCTGATATGATAGGGAATTTAGCCGGGTATGTAAGGGAATGGTTCGAGACTACTCACCTCGAATTATTCCGTAAAATCAACTCaaacaaataattttgtgtCACACTTTATTTGCATTATACCGAAAATAATCGTGAaatgaatatgtatatgtttattatttttcttattcctGTAATTCCTATATATGTTTTTGAATACAGTGAAGCTAATAACAAGTATTTTTGCCTTTCTGAACCAGCAACAAGGCAAAGTTTAACAATTTTGCAATTTAAACAGTCTTCTTTTGGCTTATGAGTTTTGGAAATTTTTCCtaacaattttattaatattgcaGTGGGAATGTCAAGTTAACTTGGTCATATGTAGATGATAGATATTGAAGCTTGTCATCATATATTGGCTTCAAGAAGTTGGTCCTTGAGGTGCTTATATATGTTCTCTCATGGTATGAAAGGTAGTATATAAACCTTTGATCATATATTGGCTTCATGAAACATCGTTTATGCCTTTGTAAGAAGAATTGATTGTGTTTTGttgcattattatttatttaactgATGGGCGATTGTGAATTATAGCTGCTGATGTGTTCTTATGGAAGTGTATGAACTGTGGTTTGGGTTTTTTGAGCTGCTTGAATATCACTTTGTTACTCATGCGTGTCATTTCAATTCTGGTTATTGTCCTATTGGTTTTGTGGTCCAATGCTCATACCTTTCTTCATAGGTAAGATTCTCTTATACTTGTTGATCTATCTATTGAATTTAGGCACAATTGTGCATGTTAGAAtataagtttaattttgattggTACTACTTGTGTGATGAATGGTCTTTGGTACATTATTGTAAACTTTTGTCTAGTGCTTGAACCTTATATCCCGATTAAATATTGGTATGTTTGTTAGTGCATAATAGGATTTATTGATTGATCTAAGTTAGACCAACATTTTTGcgaattatataaataaatcataacaTATAAATCATTTTACAGGGACCTTTGAAAGGTTAAAGATGTGAGAACTTGTAGCCAAAGTTAGGGTAAAAATTGAATTGTGGAAAATGGTGGTGATTGAAGAAAGTGGAATGGATGTGAAGTAAATCAGTGGTATGAATGTGAAGTAAAGTTTCCAACATGCTACTAGATGGCAGATCAGGTGTGGGGCATGAACTATGCAATTTTATGCCATGAACTAAGTCAATTTGTACATCTCAATTCGTTTTTTTAAGTATGCTAATATATACTTATGTTTTTTCAGGTAACCGAATAAGAAGA encodes:
- the LOC123922492 gene encoding exocyst complex component EXO70B1-like, producing the protein MECLVESLSRLGFKKLSVEDLQMLSWKEIEDEIERWIKASNLALKILLPAECKPCDCVFFGFFSTADLSFTDVCRESTLQLLNFRDAIAIESQSPERLPRVLNMFETMRDHLIPEIESMFRDQSSGLLRSKATTVWKILGEAIRVNLEGELHPITSYMINYLCAASRSRKTLEQVFEGDYGDPLKEYPEIEDRVHSYSNLSGQMGLIIWLLESKLIAESKLHNRLTDLSLRFLIRNVEYIVQKAKECELGTILGDDWFKNQATQFNQEIKQKEEELLSKKKTQKEEEIIRILGPNQSFGRGSSDLMGRPPLISNVMSRRQERSDNAD
- the LOC123922991 gene encoding biogenesis of lysosome-related organelles complex 1 subunit 1-like, whose product is MEERNVTMDNTESKGLEASLQNLIHLHHHKSLILANQSEKSKKDAIRKAERVSDLLVEAVNGGVQDSFIYQKRIELEIRALSATITSFTKQTDQWLNATHSLNTALKEIGDFENWMKIMEYDFKSINAAIQNIHQE